The following proteins are co-located in the Leptospira weilii genome:
- a CDS encoding DUF1343 domain-containing protein has product MPLRDHIGRMNQIEKLLRASRIGMITNQSAFGPDGEYHFQTVHRRYDLKKIFLPEHGLFAELQDQVSGSSLRYNLDEVEFINLYGDQESSLVPDSVSLDGLDVVIIDIRDTGARYYTFLTTAYYFLEEIDKWNSSGKTEISVVVFDSPNPAGKKIEGSPLQKEFESFVGVRSVLHRHGLTPGGLLSYYQKEFSLNVKIRIVNKGWYEKKDSEFLWIPPSPNIPFLSTCYVYSGQCLLEGTNLSEGRGTTRPFETFGAPYIDERKDHVRKALEKSQRGNVILRPLKFIPTFHKHKNEICGGFQILLKKPEKFHSLFFTLKLIRMLREEYPNDFAYRSGAYEFRSDLTAIELLVGDRFLLDYLDGKYSDSFVFEYLNEQELLWKKKCKTMKLI; this is encoded by the coding sequence ATGCCTCTTAGAGACCATATCGGAAGAATGAATCAAATAGAAAAGCTACTTCGTGCTTCCAGAATCGGAATGATCACAAATCAGAGCGCTTTCGGACCGGATGGGGAATACCACTTTCAAACCGTTCACAGACGTTACGATCTGAAAAAAATATTTCTCCCGGAACACGGACTTTTTGCGGAACTTCAGGATCAGGTTTCCGGTTCGAGTCTGAGATACAATCTGGACGAAGTTGAGTTTATCAATCTTTACGGAGATCAGGAATCCAGTTTGGTCCCCGATTCGGTTTCTTTGGACGGTTTGGACGTAGTCATCATAGATATAAGAGACACAGGAGCGCGTTATTATACCTTTCTAACGACAGCATATTATTTTTTGGAAGAGATCGATAAGTGGAATTCTTCCGGAAAAACGGAAATTTCCGTAGTCGTTTTCGATTCGCCTAATCCGGCGGGAAAAAAAATCGAAGGTTCTCCTTTGCAAAAAGAATTCGAATCCTTTGTCGGGGTCAGAAGCGTTTTACATCGTCACGGTTTGACTCCGGGAGGATTACTTTCTTATTATCAAAAAGAATTTTCCTTAAACGTAAAGATCCGGATCGTAAACAAGGGATGGTATGAAAAAAAAGATTCCGAGTTTCTTTGGATTCCGCCTTCTCCGAATATTCCGTTTCTCTCCACTTGTTATGTTTATTCGGGGCAATGTCTTTTGGAAGGAACCAATCTTTCCGAAGGAAGGGGAACCACGAGGCCTTTTGAAACGTTCGGAGCTCCTTACATCGACGAACGGAAAGATCATGTCCGAAAAGCGTTGGAAAAATCTCAAAGAGGGAACGTGATTTTAAGGCCGTTGAAATTTATTCCTACCTTTCATAAACATAAGAACGAAATCTGCGGCGGTTTTCAAATCCTGTTGAAAAAACCGGAGAAGTTTCACAGCCTATTTTTCACCTTAAAACTGATCCGAATGTTGAGAGAAGAATATCCGAACGACTTTGCTTACAGGTCAGGCGCATACGAATTTAGATCGGATCTTACCGCGATCGAATTGCTCGTAGGAGATCGTTTCTTGCTCGATTATCTGGACGGAAAATATTCGGATTCTTTTGTATTTGAATATCTGAATGAACAAGAGCTGCTTTGGAAGAAAAAGTGTAAGACGATGAAACTTATTTAA
- a CDS encoding GNAT family N-acetyltransferase, producing MQKEFNFHKNYVGEEKYREAFFQFTPKVLYGADFRLWHRLGFWESSYVPYSFFKNGIMVSNASVCEMRIIFNGEEYDAVQLATVGTLSEYQKRGLSRKLIERIFDDYQFKASFFFLFGNESVADFYPKFGFRRVEESCFFWKNPNPFLVKKSSYDFRILNSDSKEDRNLFRRIASSSLPITKRFGALRYGFILSFYWIYAYTDHFYYFPKKDAILVIRREGNVLWIYDILCEVPFSVSEFLDDWNLEGLEEIRFGFGADRLDLPDREIGTFPLQSDSPLFVKDIPSALKSPFLFPMLART from the coding sequence ATGCAAAAGGAATTTAACTTTCATAAAAACTACGTAGGCGAAGAAAAATACAGAGAGGCGTTTTTTCAGTTCACTCCTAAGGTTCTTTACGGTGCGGATTTTCGTCTTTGGCATCGACTCGGGTTTTGGGAAAGTTCTTACGTTCCGTATTCTTTTTTTAAAAACGGAATTATGGTATCAAATGCGTCCGTATGCGAGATGCGAATCATTTTTAATGGGGAAGAATATGACGCGGTTCAATTGGCGACCGTTGGGACTTTATCGGAGTATCAAAAGCGGGGTTTGTCTCGAAAACTAATCGAGCGTATTTTCGATGATTACCAATTTAAGGCTTCGTTTTTCTTTTTATTCGGCAACGAAAGTGTTGCGGATTTTTATCCTAAGTTCGGGTTTAGAAGAGTGGAGGAGTCTTGTTTTTTCTGGAAAAATCCAAATCCGTTTCTCGTTAAAAAATCCTCTTACGATTTTCGGATTTTGAATTCGGATTCGAAAGAAGATAGAAATTTATTTCGAAGAATTGCCTCGTCTTCTCTTCCGATAACGAAACGATTTGGAGCCTTACGATATGGGTTCATTCTTTCTTTTTATTGGATCTATGCGTATACGGATCATTTTTATTATTTTCCAAAGAAAGACGCGATCTTAGTTATTCGAAGAGAGGGGAACGTTTTATGGATATATGATATTCTTTGTGAAGTCCCATTTTCGGTGTCCGAGTTTCTTGACGATTGGAACTTAGAAGGTTTGGAAGAGATTCGATTTGGTTTTGGTGCGGATCGTTTGGATTTACCCGATCGGGAAATCGGAACTTTTCCATTACAATCCGATTCTCCCTTGTTTGTAAAAGATATCCCATCGGCTTTAAAATCTCCTTTTTTATTTCCGATGTTGGCTAGAACATAA